The following are from one region of the Lytechinus variegatus isolate NC3 chromosome 4, Lvar_3.0, whole genome shotgun sequence genome:
- the LOC121412784 gene encoding calcium-activated chloride channel regulator 1-like yields MKDDGAYSGCFTDFRNNGRHDVKVNVLGYIDVEGGSWRERRSADSSDSVPAAAPSFMRTASGGVFKVEGYDPEAPDILPPSRIHDLVYTSFSYDNSTVTLSWTAVGDDLDQGTASRYELRYSTNISDLQNNFGSCHEVTSDQLVYGNLENIKPSGLTETITVTLPERGQGIVYNFAIRAWDEAGNEGDLSNFASLSIRFIPEPIEPTTQDQSSTNPTRLGEPSTNLTTPDGSYSKPTNEQEFHPDKKYIGIWCVVVAGILAAGICIPIVCVWISYRRKYPVKFKTEDGIQVGGVEKLNPTYSNPTFAPII; encoded by the exons ATGAAAGATGACGGAGCATATTCAGGATGCTTCACGGATTTCCGAAATAATGGTAGACATGATGTCAAGGTCAATGTTCTAGGATACATTGATGTAGAAGGAGGATCATGGAGAG AGAGGAGGTCAGCTGACTCTAGCGATTCCGTTCCGGCAGCGGCACCATCTTTCATGCGTACAGCATCAGGAGGTGTCTTCAAGGTCGAAGGCTACGACCCTGAAGCTCCAGACATCCTGCCACCGTCCCGTATCCATGACCTGGTGTATACCTCATTCTCATACGATAACAGCACAGTGACACTCAGCTGGACTGCTGTAGGAGATGACCTAGACCAAGGAACGG CATCCAGATACGAGCTCCGCTATTCTACCAATATCTCTGACCTCCAAAACAACTTTGGCAGTTGTCATGAAGTTACAAGTGATCAACTCGTCTACGGGAACCTCGAAAACATCAAACCATCAGGGCTTACTGAAACCATCACCGTCACCCTTCCAGAAAGAGGGCAAGGTATTGTGTACAACTTCGCAATAAGGGCGTGGGATGAGGCAGGGAATGAAGGAGATCTGTCGAATTTCGCTTCCTTGTCAATCCGCTTTATACCAGAGCCTATCGAACCAACTACCCAAGACCAATCATCCACCAATCCGACAAGACTAGGTGAACCATCTACCAATCTTACTACACCAGACGGGTCGTATTCCAAACCGACTAATGAACAAGAATTTCATCCCGATAAGAAATACATCGGTATATGGTGCGTGGTCGTAGCGGGGATCCTTGCTGCTGGAATTTGCATTCCTATCGTTTGCGTTTGGATCTCTTACAGACGCAAGTATCCCGTGAAATTCAAAACAGAGGATGGTATCCAAGTTGGAGGGGTGGAGAAATTAAATCCAACCTATAGCAACCCCACTTTTGCTCCCATAATATAA